The following nucleotide sequence is from uncultured Methanobrevibacter sp..
GGGTTAAAGAGGAATCAGTTTTAAGGAAAACCAGCACTGTTAAAATTGGGGATTTGGATTATGGTAAGACCCGTTTGATTGTTGCCGTTCCAAACGACTCTCCATATAACAGCCTGTCAGAATTCTTTGATGCTAACCGTGATAGAAAAACTCCTATATTGTGCTTTACTGAGTATCCAAACTTGACAAGAAAACATATAATGGAAAATGAGGTATATAAAGAAATCTATGGGGATTCCGTGCCATTCGTACAGGTCAGAGGTCTGACTGACGGTGATAATGAGATGGTGCAGGTTATCAACTCCGATGGTGCCACTGAGGTGTATATTGCGAAGGGCGCTGATTTGATTGTTGATAATACCCAAACCGGAAGCAGTCTTAAAAAGGCAGGTCTGAAGGAACTTGAAACAATTCTTCATTCTTCAGCAGGTCTTTACGCCGGTGTCAGCTGCACAGGTGAAAAGCTTGAAAAGGCTAAAATGATTTATGAACAGCTTTTGGGTGCAATAACTGCTAAAAAATATTTTGATGTAAAATTCAACATTGCAAATTCCAAAATTGAAGAGGTATCCAATTATCTTATTGGCAACAAGCTTTGTGCAGATGAGCCTACCATCACTCCGGGTTCTGATTTTTCACAGATCAATGTTTTAATTCCTAAGGCAAAGTTCCCTGAAATGGTTGATGCAATTAAAGGCTTTGATGCAACTTCAATTATCAGAAATGATTTAAAACAGTTGATTGAATAATCATTT
It contains:
- a CDS encoding ATP phosphoribosyltransferase, whose amino-acid sequence is MNDKIILGLPKGSLNNVKRGNTHQLFVDAGYEVKGYEPGDESYEITIENDDEIVAFLTRPQSTPVELNRGMVDIAIVGEDWVKEESVLRKTSTVKIGDLDYGKTRLIVAVPNDSPYNSLSEFFDANRDRKTPILCFTEYPNLTRKHIMENEVYKEIYGDSVPFVQVRGLTDGDNEMVQVINSDGATEVYIAKGADLIVDNTQTGSSLKKAGLKELETILHSSAGLYAGVSCTGEKLEKAKMIYEQLLGAITAKKYFDVKFNIANSKIEEVSNYLIGNKLCADEPTITPGSDFSQINVLIPKAKFPEMVDAIKGFDATSIIRNDLKQLIE